The sequence CAAAGGTGTTAACTCAGAAATATCACAATATATTCATACAGTAACAAAAATATAGCTTCtaccaattttaattataacagTTATAACAAAAACAGTCTTGTCGAGGTTATACCTTAGGTTTTAGTTTATACTATGTAAGTTTTTGTTGGAGTTATCTAATTGAAACAGCAACTATGAACCAAAGCCCAAAAGATATTAACGAGTAAAAGGCTGCGACTTTATGACTAACCTGAATAACTGCTAAGTAAATTACACTAGCGATCTACCGATTTCTTCTTGCAAATATATTGAGATATTTCCCTCTTGTCATTTCCTTAGCCTCTTCTAGTCCCAATTGGTATGCCATGTCATGCAGTTTTTTTACTTCCATTATAAGGCCACTAGTTGAAAGAGCTGCTAGTTCTGCAAATTGTAAACAAAACATCATTAATAACACCACATTAAGGAATCAATAAACATAACCAAGAGTGCACAACACATTTTACGTTATGTTGTACTTTGATATGAAATTATGAAGCCTAGTTTACGATTACACTTACGTTGCATTACAACCACGTCTTCTTTTGTGAGTCCTCTGCTCCAAGCGGGAGGTGACTGGTTGGGGTTCTGAAGCGGTGCGAATTCTGACACTCCAGGCACTGCGAAATCATCAGAACAAGGAGACCCATTATCGGCCTGCGATGCGTTATTGTTTCCATCACCCATGGTGAAATTAAAAGTTCAAAAGCAAATCGGTTATAACCGAAATGCCAGAAATCATAATCCGATACGTAATGGAGGACGGAATGACAACATCATAGGAGAAAGCAAAATCCcgcgctttttaaaaattaatctgCTTGGGTTATgacgaataaaacaaaataaatatctttatacaCTTACTTTGTTCAGGCCATAGCTCTGGTGATGCACGGTCAAGCTTTTCTAGGCTCAAAAGGCTTTCCTCCAGGGACGCCAGAGGAATATCATCGGGTGCTGCTTGTCCTAGAACGTAATCAAAACATCACCAACAAAGAACAAAGATTTAGTACTACGAACACGTAAGTTGTATTGGGTAATGATGTACAACAAGTTGTGCATTGTATAAAGCAAAACAACGTAAAAATTTGATAGTTTAGCACGTAATTCGTAATATTATCACCTTCTTGTTCCATTGAACTCTGTTTCGCGGCCATTTTCCAATTTATGACAACATTGAACCATAGACTAGACAGTGCAGCCACAGACTTTAGCTATAACGTTAAGCCTGGCTATAACCGTAAatatcgaagttcgcaaattggtGGGCACTTTCTCTATTACTTTAATTGCGCTTTAGTAGGAGTAAGAGaaaaagattcccgcaatttgcgaactacGTGTTGCgagtttgcggtaggccctctgatttaCATGCGTGTCGAGACTTGGCAAAGCAAGCGTCAGGTaggcagctatgcggtggaatgagataacAATTTAGCATAATCGCTTGCTCCTCTAACTGATGGTCAAGTCTCGGCAGGCATGTAAATCAGGCTTAAAGTTAATGTCAAGACAATTATACATTTGATTATTAAGTGTAATGTAAATAAGATaaaccaattaaaataaatatgtggtTACATAATTTTCCATTACTTtccattacattttataaaatgacattttacttctaaaatataaacattGTCTGTGGATTTTATTGGTTTCTACTATGTTTCTACTATAGTCTTGCTATAGTCTATCAAGCCATTTCCATCAGTAAAAAAGACGgctaatttaaaaatgtaaacgtGAAGGGTTATGGGCATTGGAAATTTGCATTTCACGCCTTTTTCtcctgacaaagttgtttggcCGGCTATATTGTGATGATTTaataaaacagtaaataattttattttaaactaaattgtAAATGCTActgattattaattaaatatacagaaCTATGAAAGCTTTATGATTGTGTTTTAAAAGAAACTTGCATTTTAATTCTAGATCGAAACTTTAGTAGATTTCAAAGCATTATAATGTCAACactgtaacttttttttcgTTCTTTCTTCCGGTTGACAGCCAAAAGCAAGGTGGGTTATAGCCACATGGGATTTtgattattttgtgaaattataAAACAGTTTGGTATATTTGTGATATCTGAAAGTAAAGGTAATGTCTAGTCTACCGTTTTGTGCATTTTGCCTTTGAATGAGCAAATTACTTTCATACTTGAAGAGTTGGCGTATTCGAACTGTCACGACACGAGCGTAGATGCCATTCCATTAGTTTTTCTTATCATTTCAGCATAATTACTTTCTCGAACACTCGTTTAGCGAACTATACCTGATATTCTTCTATGACAGTCTAAAATTTGACTTGCACGAtacattataaacaaaaatgtatttcttATAACATAACCTAACTTTTATACTTTCTGGTCATGAATAGCGTTTCTGGTTCGGTACTTAGAAATTCGTAGAGCATCGCTATTAACTATTGTCGTTTTAGTAGTAGGACCGcttaaacaataattaaattaaaaatatttaatatttcagaTGCGTTCCGTCACGCTTAAGGATGTTGAACAAGACAAGGTCGTCAAGACCGTCGCTGCCCACTTGAAAAAGTaagaattttttattaatttatgtcAAAGGAGTGTGTTTGGTTGGATAGAACTGCTATAAATTGTGTCCTGTGCCTTTCAAACGGTATGctgttttgatattattttgttgACATATTTTTGCAGTATTGGCAGTGTTTCACTTACCTGGATGATGTAAGGTCCTTCCAAACCaatcataaataatactaatagtAACACTCAGCTGAACATTGATGCACTATATCTGATGCAAGTACAGTAGAATCCGCATATATTTACATTGAAGGAAAGCAACATGTCATACTAAGCAGATGTCATACAAAGAGTCGTTGATCAACTTTCTATTTTGGTTACGTTTTCCCAATTAGCCCCAAATTCATTCATGAGAAATTTATTGAACTTGTGTTTAATATCATCTGTCACAGAATCAAAACTAAAGCTAACAATAAGTCATACATGCATGTAACTCTTCACAGGGAAATATGTTAGGTAAGGTCACGAAAACTAGCAAAGATGTCAGTAAAAGTCATAATTCCTTGAAATTAGGATTAATAGGAATATGTCACTATAAGCGAAGTTGTTGTATCCAACTTTATATGTCATAATAACTGGTTGGCCCGTATAAGCAGAGTCTTAATTAATGGATTCCACTGTGATTATGCAAAAGTTACTTTTTACAAGTCTGgcaaatcaaaataattgaaAGGGTCTTTTGAATCTTGCCTGGAAGTTAATTAAAACCGCTTACCATTATGTGATTGGGCTCAAACTTAGTACTCTTGTGGAAGACCagtaaaatgcaatattatgatgacagtAGCTGATCAAACAATGGGGAATTCAATAGAAGATATTACGCAAATTCTGCATAGGGGGCATGtctagcacatactgagggTGTACCGTGAAGTTTAATTATCtgtatctctatcactctccTATATTCGAACCGGAAGGTAGACCTTAAGGGAAACAAAATGGACAGGACCAAGAAAAAAAGAGGATGAGGAAAACCAAAGAAACAATGGGCAGACAACATTATAAAACTAGCTGGAAAGAACTGGATGGAAATAGCAAAAAATAGAGAGAAATGGAAGGGCATTGAGGAGGCTTTCACCCAGTAGGGATCAGTGCACAGTGTGTGATTTTGGCTTAGTTCCGgacatcattaatttattttatattatgacgtGTTTGGTTGTAagcagggaccggacccgcttaccctaacccgttcaaaaacccgggttattgtaaagctgtgttccaaaaaccgcttcatttcggtaagcttttgattagcttaccggttaagaagctaatccttttatttgaattaattcaggttagcgcttaccgatattaaaaacccgggaaagggttatcgcttcaagcgctgattaaatacgaacaagctgttttagcttttacgtaaattgcatatggtctattaacgtagcgcccgccgcgaaacacggcggttccattccctacgtgcacgtgcgagtgcgcggcgcggcgcggcggcagtcggtatttgtcaaaggctttgtaatttgccgacctaatattgctaattcaaacaaaagtgtacgttaagtcaagtagcgcacgacgtagatttcaaaacacatgctaaggtttaaggcaaattacctaatatggtaaggcgttgcattgattttggtatatttttgtttagtacctattactcctattattgtcactttctttatcgtttgctgtctgtgcacatctcgtgtgtcagtggaactcatcaatggcttctaataattttatcgagttagggctcattttaaaggtcttgacgagttctttacgatacacatggtggagagggtctgatggtggaatcggaaggtgtcgatggaactcatcgataactactagtaatgctatcgagttagggctcattttaaaggtcttgacgagttctttacgatacacatgggggagagggtctgatggtggaatgggaaggtatcgatggaactcatcgataactactagtaatgctatcgagtttgggctcattttaaatatgttgacgagttctttacgatacacatggtggcgagggtctgatggtggaatcggaaggtgccagtggaactcatcgataactactagtaatgctatcgagtttgggctcattttaaaggtcttgacgagttctttacgatacacatggtggcaagggtctgatggtggaatcggaaggtgtcagtgcaactcatcgataactactagtaatgctatcgagtttgggctcattttaaaggtcttgacgagttctttacgatacatatggtggcgagggtctgatggtggtatgggaaggtatcgatggaactcatcgatacctactagtaatgctatcgaatttgggctcattttaaatgtcttgacgagttctttacgatagacatggtggcgagggtctgatggtggaatcagaaggtgttgatggaactcatcgataactactagtaatggtATCGAGTTTGgggtcattttaaaggtcttcacgagttctttacgatacacatgttggcgagggtctgatggtggaatccgaaggtgttgatggaactcatcgataactactagtaatgttatcgagttagggctcattttaaatgtcgtgaagagttctttacgatacacatggtgacgaaggtctgatggtggaatcggaaggtgtcagcggaactcatcgatgacttcccataatgctatcgagtttaggctcattttaaatgtcttgacgagttctttacgatacacatggttgaggttcatcatttttgaaaaccacatttcataaaacctttaaaacgacatccatgacaacttttatgacaagttgcatggccgccatcttggattccaaaatagtcatgactttcgaaatccgcactccctaaaacctacaaaacgacatccatgacgacttttatgacaaattgcatggtcgccatcttggattccaaaatagtcatgattttcgaaatccgcactccgtaaaacctatacaacgacatccatgactaattttctgacatatttcatggtcggcatcatgaaatccaaaatgatcatctttttcgaaatccgcactctctaaaacctataaaacgacatccatgatgacttttattaaatagtacgtggccgtcatcttggcttccaaaatagtcatcattttcgaaatccgcactccctaaaacctataaaacgatatccatgacgactgttaagacaaaaagcatggccgccatcttggattccaaaatagtcatgattttcgaaatccgcactccctaaaacctaaaaaacgacttccatgatgacttttatgaca is a genomic window of Cydia pomonella isolate Wapato2018A chromosome 15, ilCydPomo1, whole genome shotgun sequence containing:
- the LOC133525988 gene encoding protein lin-52 homolog, with protein sequence MAAKQSSMEQEGQAAPDDIPLASLEESLLSLEKLDRASPELWPEQMPGVSEFAPLQNPNQSPPAWSRGLTKEDVVVMQQLAALSTSGLIMEVKKLHDMAYQLGLEEAKEMTRGKYLNIFARRNR